Below is a window of bacterium DNA.
TCAAAAAACTGTGCTTCGTCAACTCCGATGACGTCCGTTCTAGGATCAAGTTTCTCCATGATTTCGGACGCTTTTTCGATAACTTCAGAAGGCATTTTAAGTTCGCTGTGAGAAACAATATGATCTTCACTATAACGCGAATCAATTTGCGGTTTAAAAACCTGAACACGCATTTTGGCAATTTCCGCCCGGCGCATGCGGCGAATAAGTTCTTCAGATTTCCCACTGAACATGCTTCCGGCTATCACTTCGATCCAACCGCTGTTATGTACAATATTCATATATGGAACGGGTTAAATTAATGCTCTGCAAACTACAAATTATTTACATCCATCAGCGCGGCATAATAATGTTATTTTGGTGTTTCCGCAAATTGTTTTTATTAACTTATGTACAAAGAAATATATTGATTCTATGAACCAAGAAATAACCATCAACGGCGTAGGCATTCACAGTGGGAAACCAAACAGTGTTCTTATTCGCCCACATGATCATGGTGTACTTTTTAATGTTGAGGGAACGCCAATTCCTGCGCTTATCCAACATGTAAAAGACACCCAACGCGCTACTACGATTTCTGTCGGCGGTCGTTCGTTACGTACCATAGAGCACCTCTGCTCAGCCATCTACGGATTAAACCTCTGCGGTGCTGAAATCACTGTAACCGGCGGTGAAATCCCCATCTTAGATGGAAGCGCAATGCCTTTTATCGAAGCACTCGCTGACACTCTTACTACTGAAAGCCAAAATGAACCACTAACCATTGATCGTACCATCACTCATCGTAACCCTGACAACGGAGCGTTTATTCGAATCGAACCAAGCCAAGATTTTCATGTCACTTATACTCAGCGTTTTCAAAAACGCGCCATTGATACTTTTTCTTTTTTAAGTTCACCTAAAAATTACATCAAAGAAATCGCGTCAGCCCGTACATTTGCTTACGCGGGTGAATTGCAATTGCTATATCGTAAGGGGTTTATTCGCGGTTTGGATCCTAATGCCGGTTTTATAATTTTGGATTCGGAACCCAATTGGGACTTGATGGAAGAAATTATCGGTGATGATGCGCGCAGTGCGGTTCATGAAACGCCCTTTTATAAGATATTATCAAAAATTCCTCCGCGCTATCCCAACGAGGCCACGCGTCATAAAGTGCTCGATATTTTAGGTGATTTTTCACTTCTCGGTATGCCTATCAAAGGTTTGATAACCGCGGATGGTACTGGTCATTCAGAAAATATAGCTCTCGTACAAAAAATCGCAGAAACCTACGGATTGATTCATTTTGACCCGCTTGGGGATGACGAATAATTTTTGAATAAAAAAGCCGACGCAAAATACGTCGGCTTTTAAATTAACATGATACCGGAGAGGATTTTATAATTTTAACAGACTAAACATACAACCTTCGATGTCTTGTTTTAAGTCTTCGTGATTTTCCGGATAATAATATCCTTCACACATACCTGTAAAAACATAGACCATAGTAATGTCACCATTGGTGATCGTACCACCGCCGGTTTTATTTTGTAAATCAAAGACAAATGAGCCTGTGGATGATAAAGCTGCATCGGTTTTGGTGATGGTAAATGTCAGTGTCACACTGGAACCGTCACGAATCAGAGTAAACTGAGAGGTCGAACCGTCACTTTCTGTGATCGTACCCGTGGTTTCAAAATTATAACGTTTTCCTGTTACCGTTGCATTGAGTGTTCTTCCCCGGCTATCCGAACCCGTAATAGTATACGATAAACCTTCCGGCGTACCATTGCCGGTAGGCACTGAAGTTCGCGTGATAGTCAATACTGTAGAATATGTCGTACCGTCAAGGAAGTAGAATGTTGACGAATCGGTTGATACCGCTCCACTCATGATTACTTTTGTGATTTTACGATAAAGGCTATCGCCGGCCGGGAAATCTGTCTGAATCTGGATAGTTCCACTCTTAGAAAGATTGCTGCTATCGGCCGTGATATTCATCGTTGAAACCGAATACCGGTGTGTTCCGTCACGAAGTGTTATATCCATAGTTCCGCTCAGCGTTCGCTCGCCCGTTGTAGCATTGACAGTACGGGTATATGTTATCTCGGATGTACTTGATGATGCATCGGTATAATTAGTGGTGGTTTCCTTATGGGAGGTGCCTCCAACCGGATCAATAGAAATACTCATAACTCGATTGGATATGCCTGATACCGTCGCAAAACCGGTAGTTGTAGCAGAATAACTCAGTTTTCTGTCGGCAAACTTAACACGTCCGACGTTACGAATTATTGTCCCGCTCGTAATCTGTGTAAACCCGGGGTAATCTTCATACGTTTTGATAATCGTAGAATCCTTAAAACTTGATGTCATCACAGTATTCTGAGTAATGATCACATTTGGATCGTATGTAAATGTCGCGCGATAAAATTTCTTTTCAACACGACTACTGCTCGGGAAATTTTTAGTTGATACATCAATACTTGTCAACCGTAGTGTTGTCGGATCAAACACACGTATGATCGTAGCTTGCGTGCCATCCGGATAATTACGTGTGATGGTATCACGACCCACAAATGTAAATGACGAAGAACTTTTCATGAGATGTTCGTCAGATATATCTTTAATTATTGCACTCGCTGTATAGTCGGATTCATCACCGGCGCCGTTATACCCATTTTCGGAAGTTATTTCCTCATTGTCCGAAAACTCGTCATCCACTTGACTGACCAACGCTGTTGTTTTCACCGCCGCTTCAACAACCTCTTTTTGGTCATCGGTTAGTGTGCCATCACTTTTTTCTTTTTCACACGCAATCATAAAAACCAATAGCAGCAATATCCATAATCGTTTCATACTTTAGAAAACTCCTTATTTATTTAAATACTGTTTTAATTGGTCGCTAATAATTACCTACACGTTTATGCAGGCTTTGTGCCAATCTATAAAAAACTGTTATTATTTAGTTTAACTTTCAAAAATGATTTTCAAAAATCTACTTTGACGGATTTATTGCCATGTTATTTTGACGCTTTGTAACAATTTTAACCACACATATAGTAATGTTTATTCTTGTATTTTCTTTGATGAACCTTTAGCTTTCTAAAAAAAGTAGTCCCAGCTTATGCAAAACGATCTCGAAGTTTACATACAAGCGCGCTACCCTTTGATTTATTTGGTTTCATGGGAGGAAGAGCGCATTCTCAAAACGCTCGATCAGATCGCTATTCATCTTCGGAAAATGCTTTTTGTCTGGACGCAAACACAGGGCTTGTATAATTATGTGTTGCCAGACCATTTGGACGAATCCAAATCCGATCCCGAAGTGTTGCTTAACCATATTGCAGCTTCTCAAGATAACGGCATTTTTGTTTTGTTTGATTTTCACGCGTTTATCGAAAATCACCGTATTCGGCGCCAATTGCGCGATCTTTCCAAATTACTTCGTAAAAGCAATAAAACGATTATTATCGTCGCACCGCAAATGACGATCCCTCTCGAACTATCCAAAGATATCGCGGTTATGGATTTTGATCTACCGGGTTTAGCGGAGCTCAATATCGCTTTTCAAAATGCACTCAAAGTTCTCAATAAGCGCCGTGATGTGGTTCTGGAGTTGACACCGCAGATTTCTGAAAAACTATTGAAAGCCGCACAAGGGTTAACCTTGGTAGAATTTGAAAATGTACTGGCTAAATCGGTAGTGCACAGCAAAGCGATCAACGCACATACGATCCAAGAAGTATTAGAAGAGAAAAAGCAGATCATTAGGAAATCAAGCACCCTAGAATATTTTTCTCCGGATGAAAATTTTGAACAAGTCGGCGGACTTGAAAATCTCAAACAATGGCTTACTAAACGCGCGGAGGCTTTTACTGAACGCGCCGCTCAATTCGGATTGCCTACACCGAAGGGACTTTTATTGGTTGGTACCCAAGGTTGCGGAAAAAGCCTCACGGCTAAAGCTGTAGCAGCACATTGGAATCTGCCGTTGCTCAAACTGGATGTAGGCAGTGTTTTTAGCGGTATTGTCGGATCGTCTGAAGCCAATATGCGTCATGCCATCAAAGTAGCCGAATCCATCAGTCCTTGTATTTTGTGGATTGACGAACTCGAAAAAGGGTTTTCAGGTATGGCAAGTTCCAATTTTTCTGATGGCGGCACAGCCGCGAGAGTATTCGGTTCATTTACCACCTGGCTTCAGGAAAAAAAGAAACCTGTTTTTGTAATTGCTACATCCAACGATATAACTCTTCTTCCTCCGGAAATACTTCGTAAAGGTCGTTTTGATGAAATCTTTTTTGTGGATTTGCCGGAACAAGTAGAGAGGGAAGCTATTTTTACTATTCATCTTCAGAAGCGCCACCGTACTACGGATTCGTTTGACGTCGTAAAGCTAGCCTTGTTGTCCGAAGGATATAGCGGTGCCGAGATCGAACAGGCTATCATTGCCGGTTTGTACGATGCTTTTGAGGCCGGACGTGAATTGACAACCGACGATATTTCAAATAACCTGCGTGCCACGGTGCCGCTCTCGCGTGTCATGGCCGAACAGATTTCGGCATTACGCCAATGGGCTGAAAAACGTGCCCGTAAAGCTTCGCGAAATCGCAGTGCAGGAACAGGCATTGACCTGGATCGCTTTAGTGTCAACTAACTATATTTTATTTATCCCGGTAATATCATGATTATTGAAACATTATCTGAATTTTTTGAACGCGATTTGCTGAAGCTCAAAGAAGAACTCGCAAGTTACAGCGATGAAACAGCTATCTGGAAGATCGAAGGCGATATCCGAAATACGGCCGGGAATCTTGCACTGCATTTGGTCGGTAACATCAATCATTTCATTGGTGCCGTACTCGGAAAAACAGGATACATTCGCGAAAGGGAACGTGAATTTTCTGATTCCGGTGTTCCACGCATTAAGCTAATACAGGACATAGATGCAACGATTGTGATGGTGAAGACAACTCTTTCCCGCATGGATGACTCCGCACTGTATCAAAATTATCCGATCGAGAAGCATGGCAAAACAGTAACCGTCGAACACATGCTCTTGCACCTGCTTGCACATTTAAACTACCATATCGGACAAGTAAACTATCATCGTCGCCTCATCGGTTAACATTGCTTCATAGCTTACCCGCCTCAATTGTGAAAAAACCTAACAACGGTTTTGATGTTTTATAGTGGTATGGAAGAAATCAAAATCTCATTAGAATGATTTAACTACTCCGTTATGGAACTTCACATTATTAAACGCGTAACAGTAGAGTCAACGATCTTATGATTGTCAACAAATGAAATGGCTTGCGTTGGCTTTCTAACAAGTAATGGTTTTTAACTCCGCACAAAATTTATATTTTTTCGCTTCATACATTATCACCGGCGCACACAGAATCTTAAATATCAGAATTTTTATACACAGTAAACATTCTAATAGGTTTTCATGTTTTACATGTTCTTGACACCATTACAGGAATCTGAACGATGAAAGAGATGCGAACAGGGCAATTTTTCGGTGATACCGATAAAATTATGCATCTGGACGGTATTACGCTTACCAAAACGGTTTATACCCATGATTATGTAGATTGGCATTACCATCAAAATGCTTATTTCACATTTCTTCTTCGCGGCGGTCTGATCGAAACCGATCGAAAAAAAACCGTACGGTGTGCTCCCGGTGACTTATTGTTTCATTATTGGCAAGAGTCACACTGTAATATTAAACCTCCAGAATTCACTCAAGGATTCCATATCGAAATCGAGCAGTCTTGGTTTGACAATCTGGAATTGGATCGTCGCATGTTTGAAGGAAGTTTTCAGATTACCGATCCTGCAGTTCGTATCGCATTCTATTCTATGGCGCGCGAACTCAGTTGCCCGGATACGGCTTCTGTGGTTTCTATAGAAGATGCGCTTTGCCGCGCTCTTCTGCATGTATCTAAAACTACGGCTTCTCAGTCAAATAAGCCTTTGTGGGTAGCGCAAATACGAGATGTTTTGCATGCCCGCCCATTTGACACGCATACATTGATTGAACTGGCCACGACTCTGCATATACACCCGGTACATTTATCGCGCGCCTTCACTCAATATTTCGGTGTTCCGTTGGGTACATATATTCGACAAATACGTCTGCAAAAATCTATTGAGCAGATGTATGATCCTTCTTTGTCACTTACTAATATTGCGTTGCAATGCGGCTTTTCTGACCAAAGCCACTTCGTTCGTTGTTTCAAAGCAGTTACCGGAATAACGCCGTTTCGCTATCGCCGAGAGTTGTGCAAGATCAATGAACCATGTTAAATACGTTCTATTTCCAAGCCTCCGTACGTGTTATATTATGATAACACTAAAATAAAACATAGAGGGGCAGTATGAAAATTTTCGTAATTCTATGCATGGTCCTTTGTACGAGTATTCCTTTGGTTTCTCAGATTCCTATAGATCGTCACGACGGTATCAAAGTTTCCGACGCTTCTTCGATGCATATACTACCAAGTACTTTGCTCAAGTTGGATAGCGCTGCAAGTCAGGGTGTTTTAAAAAACATTACGAGTATTTTGATCGCACGCAATGGAACGCTTGTTTTTGAAAAGTATTATAACGGCGCCGACGAAGCTACGCTTCACAATACACGCAGCGCTACCAAAACTATCACAGCAATACTTACCGGTTTAGCGATAGATCAACAGTTTATTCCTTCGGAAAAAACACCTGTATTTCCGTATTTCAGGGACAAAAAGGAAATTCGGAATCCCGATCCGCGTAAAAATCAAATTACCATAGAAGATTTGCTTACCATGAGCTCTTTGCTCGAATGCGATGACGATAATCAGTTCTCGAACGGAAACGAAGAGCGCATGTATCTTATTGAGGATTACGTTCAGTTCGCCCTGGATTTGCCGATTCGGGGGTTTGCTGCATGGAATCCCAAACCTCAGGATTCGCCTTACGGACGAAGCTTTAGTTATTGTACAGCCGGTGTAGTTTTGCTTGGAGGTGTATTGGAACGTAGCTCCAATATGCGTGTTGACGCATTTGCAAAAAAATATTTGTTCGATCCGTTGGGAATTCAGCAAACTGCATGGCAAATCACACCTATGGGAATGCCAATGACAGGCGGTGGGCTTGGTTTACGAAGCCGCGACTTACTCAAAATCGCTCAACTGTATGAAAACAAAGGTATATGGAACGGGAAGCGTATCATTTCGGAATCGTGGATAGAAAAATCCACAAAACCCCATGC
It encodes the following:
- a CDS encoding UDP-3-O-acyl-N-acetylglucosamine deacetylase, encoding MNQEITINGVGIHSGKPNSVLIRPHDHGVLFNVEGTPIPALIQHVKDTQRATTISVGGRSLRTIEHLCSAIYGLNLCGAEITVTGGEIPILDGSAMPFIEALADTLTTESQNEPLTIDRTITHRNPDNGAFIRIEPSQDFHVTYTQRFQKRAIDTFSFLSSPKNYIKEIASARTFAYAGELQLLYRKGFIRGLDPNAGFIILDSEPNWDLMEEIIGDDARSAVHETPFYKILSKIPPRYPNEATRHKVLDILGDFSLLGMPIKGLITADGTGHSENIALVQKIAETYGLIHFDPLGDDE
- a CDS encoding serine hydrolase, which codes for MHILPSTLLKLDSAASQGVLKNITSILIARNGTLVFEKYYNGADEATLHNTRSATKTITAILTGLAIDQQFIPSEKTPVFPYFRDKKEIRNPDPRKNQITIEDLLTMSSLLECDDDNQFSNGNEERMYLIEDYVQFALDLPIRGFAAWNPKPQDSPYGRSFSYCTAGVVLLGGVLERSSNMRVDAFAKKYLFDPLGIQQTAWQITPMGMPMTGGGLGLRSRDLLKIAQLYENKGIWNGKRIISESWIEKSTKPHAQARENTDYGYLCWLQKFGANDKTYFGYYMAGNGGSKIAVFPELHLTVVITSTWYGTGKAHAQSEKILSDYIIPAVQLESK
- a CDS encoding AAA family ATPase — protein: MQNDLEVYIQARYPLIYLVSWEEERILKTLDQIAIHLRKMLFVWTQTQGLYNYVLPDHLDESKSDPEVLLNHIAASQDNGIFVLFDFHAFIENHRIRRQLRDLSKLLRKSNKTIIIVAPQMTIPLELSKDIAVMDFDLPGLAELNIAFQNALKVLNKRRDVVLELTPQISEKLLKAAQGLTLVEFENVLAKSVVHSKAINAHTIQEVLEEKKQIIRKSSTLEYFSPDENFEQVGGLENLKQWLTKRAEAFTERAAQFGLPTPKGLLLVGTQGCGKSLTAKAVAAHWNLPLLKLDVGSVFSGIVGSSEANMRHAIKVAESISPCILWIDELEKGFSGMASSNFSDGGTAARVFGSFTTWLQEKKKPVFVIATSNDITLLPPEILRKGRFDEIFFVDLPEQVEREAIFTIHLQKRHRTTDSFDVVKLALLSEGYSGAEIEQAIIAGLYDAFEAGRELTTDDISNNLRATVPLSRVMAEQISALRQWAEKRARKASRNRSAGTGIDLDRFSVN
- a CDS encoding helix-turn-helix transcriptional regulator; this translates as MKEMRTGQFFGDTDKIMHLDGITLTKTVYTHDYVDWHYHQNAYFTFLLRGGLIETDRKKTVRCAPGDLLFHYWQESHCNIKPPEFTQGFHIEIEQSWFDNLELDRRMFEGSFQITDPAVRIAFYSMARELSCPDTASVVSIEDALCRALLHVSKTTASQSNKPLWVAQIRDVLHARPFDTHTLIELATTLHIHPVHLSRAFTQYFGVPLGTYIRQIRLQKSIEQMYDPSLSLTNIALQCGFSDQSHFVRCFKAVTGITPFRYRRELCKINEPC
- a CDS encoding DUF1572 family protein — its product is MIIETLSEFFERDLLKLKEELASYSDETAIWKIEGDIRNTAGNLALHLVGNINHFIGAVLGKTGYIREREREFSDSGVPRIKLIQDIDATIVMVKTTLSRMDDSALYQNYPIEKHGKTVTVEHMLLHLLAHLNYHIGQVNYHRRLIG